The Miscanthus floridulus cultivar M001 chromosome 17, ASM1932011v1, whole genome shotgun sequence genome has a window encoding:
- the LOC136515419 gene encoding uncharacterized protein has product MDNCTHHPIPSPKLASPAPAPAPPAAAPQEATGDSESDAPASASTVGDRRPSVAAAYAEDDAESCSGAGGDKSRVDAASVDDDDGRGAHGDVVDVEADENEEVDSRMSVPWWRRMVQDAAGSASGGGCARPQAAAAAAVVAGPGHTAESNRLFWEACIAHGY; this is encoded by the coding sequence ATGGACAACTGCACACATCATCCCATACCCAGCCCGAAGCTTGCTTCTCCCGCTCCCGCGCCGGCGCCACCCGCCGCCGCGCCGCAAGAAGCCACCGGCGACTCGGAGTCCGACGCCCCCGCGTCGGCCTCCACAGTAGGGGACCGTCGTCCATCGGTGGCAGCTGCCTACGCCGAGGACGACGCCGAGTCCTGCAGCGGCGCCGGTGGCGATAAAAGTCGCGTCGACGCTGCTagcgtcgacgacgacgacggccgtgGCGCACACGGCGACGTGGTCGACGTGGAGGCTGACGAGAACGAAGAAGTCGACAGCAGAATGTCCGTCCCGTGGTGGCGCCGGATGGTGCAGGACGCTGCGGGTAGTGCCAGCGGTGGGGGCTGCGCGCGGCcgcaggcggccgcggcggcggctgttGTGGCCGGACCCGGCCATACGGCCGAGAGCAACAGGCTCTTCTGGGAGGCTTGCATTGCGCATGGATACTAG